CGTGGCCAGGATCAGCATCGAGACCATCGCGATCATCACCCCGATCTTGAGGTGTTCGCCCACCAGCAGGGTGGCGACGCCGGCGAAGGCGATGTCCTTGTTGGGGATCAGCGGCAGGCGCGAGATCAGCAGGCGCATCGTGGCCAGCAGCAGCCACGATCCCAGGCTCACGCCCGGCAGGATCAGGTGCCAGGCCAGCGCGGCGAAGCCGGTGTTGGCGATCACGCGCAGGCAGTGGACGACGAAGGTATAGACGAGTTCGTCGCGCGGCAGGCTGAGCAGCCCGTTGCGGAAGAACATGATGACCAGCGAGGTCAGCAGGACGATGCCGATCGACATCGCCATGAGGTTGCCGTCCTTGCCGAAGCCCAGCAGCCCGATCAGCGGCCAGGCCAGCGCCAGCATGGCCAGCGTGAGGATGTTGCCCGCCAGCGCCGAGAGGATGGCCACGTCCTTCACCGCGCCGAAGGGCGACCCTTCCATCTTCACATGCTTGCGCGCCCAGTCGTAGAAATAGACCTCGCCGACGTAACCCAGCAGCAGCTCGTTGCCGATCATCTTCTTGACCAGCGGGATGAAGCCCGCCGCCGGGATGTTCCACAGGCGGCGGAAGATCAGCCAGTCCGCGGCCGGCGCGGCGAAATAGCTGGCCGCAAGCACAAGCCACACCAGCGGCGAACGGGGAATGATCGACCAGATCATCGACCAGTTCAGTTCGCGCAGCTGCAGCAGGACCGCGGCCAGAATGGCCAGCGAGATGGCGGGGCCGAGCAGGGGACTCCACTTGCGCAATCCGGCGCCGGCGGCGATCGGATCGGGCAGGCTCATGCCGGGTGCGGAGACATCGGACGCGCTAGTCATCGCGAAAACCTTGAGAGAAACAGCATGGCCGCAATTCGGTGGCAGGCCCGTGGCAGGATCGTGCCGCGCCTAGGGCGGCGAACCTTGCGGCCGGATGAACGGTCCGCATCGGGCGTGGCAGGCGGCGCGTCACGCGGCCAGCGCCTTTGGCGCGGCGGTGATCGCATCGTAGCGGCTGGCCCGGTGCGTACGCAGGAAGCAGCGCAGCGTGCTGTCGATGCTGGCAAGCAGGGCCGGTACGCCGCAATCGCCGGGATGGACCGCGAGGCGCAGCGTCGGCAGCACGCGCGGCAAGGCGGTGCGCGCCAGCGCCGCGAAAGCGATCGAACTGGCGATGCGCGGGCGGCTGCGGCTGGCCCAGGTCACCACGGGGCCACGGGCGACGACCGCGCCGGTGGCCGGCTCCCACACCTTCATGTGATCTTCCGCCAGCGCGAAGCCCGCATCGCGCGCGGCCTCCAGCGCGCCATCGCCGTAAAGCCAGGCCGGCGCGATGAAGCCGGCGACCGGACGGCCGATCGCCTCTTCCACCAGCGCCCGCCCCCGCGTCATGCGCGCCAGGGCCTCGGCGCGGGACAGGCTCAGGAATTCGCCTTCACCAGCGGTCATGCGCTTCGCCTTGAAGCCCGCCACGCTGCCCTGGGGCGGCGTTTCGTCGATGTGCGACCAGCCATGCAGGAACATTTCCACGCCCGCATCGGCCCAGTCCCGCAAGCGGCGCTGGAATGCCTGCGCTTCGGCCAGCGGCGCGCCGTGCCAGTGATCGGGAATGACCAGCATGGCAAAGCGCGGTCCGCCCAGATGCGCGGCAAGCCGTTCGGCCAGTGCATCGACCTGCCGCTCGAAACGCGGCGAGACATCGTGGATCGACACGAGCAGACGGCGGGAGGAAGAGGAGCTTGCGGTCATCAACGGCGGTTTGGCGCTTGGTGTGATCTGGCGTCAGAAAAAGGCCTGCGGAGCGCAAGCCCATGCCCGATAGACGTCGCCGATCGTGTATTCCAGCAAGCGAAACATCCTTCCGGCTCGTGGCACCGCGAGTGTGCCATTATTGTGACGCCGGCGCCTGGCTCCAAGGACAGGCGGCTGGCCCGAAAGCCGGCCGTCTGTCCCGGGATTGCTGCGCACTTTGGCCCCTATCCGCTGAAGTTGGAATTTAAGGCCGATACCGCATCTAGCCGGCCGCTTCTTCCCGCGATGTGTCAGGGCAATTACAGATCGTTAATTCTCTGTCGCGCGGATCGGGCGCGCCAGATGCCAAGCCTGCGCTTGGGCCTGAAAAGAAATCATTCCATCGTCCGGCGATTGTCTACTTCATGAGTTGAGTTATCTTGAGGGCGTCGGGACGTATTCCGAGTCGACCGGCCGGCAATCCTTCAGGAGATGCAATCATGGCCACGCATACGCTGCTTTCGGGGCTGCCTTCCGGCGCCAACACCGATCGAGAACCCCTTGTGCTCACCGTTCCCGGGCTGAACAACAGCGGTCCTGGCCACTGGCAGACCATCTGGGAACAGGAATTCGACAATTGCCACCGGGTCGACCTTGGCCTGTGGGACGATCCGCATCGCAACACCTGGGTCAACAAGCTGAACCTGGTGATCCAGCGGGCCGACCGCCCCGTGGTGCTCGCCGCGCACAGTCTGGGCTGCCTGGCCGTGGCATGGTGGGCCGAATACGAACGGCCCGGACGCGATGGTCCGGTGGTGGGCGCGCTGCTGGTGGCTCCGCCCGACGTGGAGGAGCGCGCGCTGGATCGCCGGCTGACCCGGTTTGCGCCGTTCCCGCCTTCGGAACTTCCGTTCCCCTCGATCCTCGTCGCTAGCCGCAACGATCCCTATCTGCGCTTCGGCGCGGCGCGGCGACTGGCCACGACCTGGGGCAGCCGTTTCGCCGATGCGGGGCCGGCTGGCCACATCAACGCGGAATCCGACCTGGGCGAATGGACCTTCGGCCAGGTGCTGCTCTCGCAATTGCTGCCGGACGGGTTGCGTTCGGCGGGCACCGGCAAGCGGCCCCTGCCGCGCCTCGGCTCCATCGGCGATGGGCGCGCGCAGCGTCTGGCGGAGCGCTGATCCGCGGGCCATTGCCTGCACCACGGCCCGCGCGTTAAGCCCCGGCGATGGAAATGGCCGGCACAGCACGCGCGGGCGAGCGCAGGATCGATGGCGAGCGCCGCGCCGAAATCGGGCGCGAGCGCAAGGCGCGCACTCGCACGCGGATTCTCGCGGCCACGTTCGATCTGTTCGGGCGGCAGAACGGCCTGTTCACCCGCGTGGAGGAAATCTGCGACGCGGCGCGGATCACCCGGCCCACGTTCTATAACCATTTTGCCGGGATGGAGGATCTGCGCGAGGCGCTGTCCTGGGAAGTGACGCACGATTTCCTGGCGGCGGTGGTGCAGGCGATCGGTGCGCTGCCCGATGCCGCGCAGCGCACCGCCACCGCGATCCGGTACTACCTGCGGCGCGGCCAGCAGGATGCGCGGTGGGCCTGGTCGATCGTCAACATCAGCGCCTGCGGCATCATCTTCGGCGCGGAGACGCACCAGCAGGCCCAGCGCACGGTGGAGGAGGGCATGGCGTCCGGCGCCTTCCGCATCACCGATGCGCGCATTGGGCGAGATGTCGTGCTCGGTGCGACGCTTTCGGCGCTGGTAACATTGCTGCGCGAGGAGACGGGGGAGGATTATCCGGCCCAGATCGCCGAATCCGTGCTCGTGGGGCTGGGCATGGCTCGCGCAAAGGCGGCCGTGCTGGCGCGCTCGCCGCTCGCCGAACTCTGATCCGCGCTTTCGAGGCACTCGACCGCATTTCGCAGCGTGACACGCGCGGCGTTCGCAGCGCTTGACTCCCTACTCTCTTCACGTTCAAATTTTACATATAGTAAGATATGAAAAAGGGGCCGCATGGCTCCGGACGGGAGTTCTGGGATGCTTCGTGTGTACGGAGGCATGATCGTGCTGGCGCTGGCTGGCCCGGTCGCGGCGCAGCAACGGCTGGGAGAGGTGCAGGCGCCGCGCGCGCCCGAGCAGGTCTATGCGAAAGTGTGCGGGTACTGCCACGGTCGCAATGTCGGGCCGATCCTGCTGGGCCGTCACCTGCCCGCCGAAACCGTGAAATACGTGGCGCGGCATGGCCAGAACGGGATGCCCGCCTTCCGCCCCACCGAAGTGACGCCGGCGGAGCTTGACGCACTGGCGGCATGGATCGCGACGGCCCCCGCGCGCAAGGAGGAGCACGGACAATGAGCGGCTTTTCGATCGATCGCCGTGGTCTGCTCGGCACCGGGCTGGGGGCCTCGCTGGCGGCGGGCCTGGGTACGGGGGCGAGCGCGGCCAACCCCGCGCCGCTGGCGCCGGGGCGCACCAAGGCGGACTTCGCCGGCGCGATGAAGGCGTTCCGGGGCGTGGTCGGCGCGGAATGGGTGTTCGGCGACGAGGAGGCGGTGGCGCCCTGGTCGAAGACCTACATTCCCGATCCCGCGCACCAGTACAAGCCGGTGGGCGCGGTCTGCCCGCAATCGGTGGAGGAGGTGCAGGAGATCGTCCGCATCGCCAACACCTACAAGCAGCCGCTGTGGACGGTCTCGACCGGCAAGAACATGGGCTATGGCATGACCGCGCCGGCCACGCCGGGACAGGTCGTGCTCGATCTCAAGCGGATGAACCGCATCCTCGAAGTGGACGCCGACCTCGGCACCTGCCTGCTCGAACCGGGCGTCACCTACCAGCAGCTCAAGGACTACCTGGAGGAGAACAAAATCCCGCTGTGGATCGATGTGCCGACCGTCGGCCCGATTGCCTCGCCGGTGGGCAACACGCTTGATCGCGGGGTGGGCTACACGCCCTATGGCGAACACTTCATGTTCCAGTGCGGCATGGAAGTGTGCCTGCCCGATGGACGGCTGATGCGCACCGGCATGGGCAGCATCAAGGGCAGCACCGCCTGGCAGGCGTTCAAGTGGGGCTACGGGCCTTATCTCGATGGCCTGTTCACCCAGTCGAACTTCGGCATCGTCACCAAGATGGGCCTGTGGCTGATGCCCAAGCCGCCGGTCTATAAGCCCTTCATGGTGCGCCATGCCAACATGGAGGACGTGCCGAAGATCATCGAGGCGATGCGGCCGCTGCGCGTGTCGAACCTCGTCGCCAACTGCAACCTGATGATGAGCGCATCGTACCAGCTGGCCATGTTCAAGCGGCGCAACGAGATCGTGCCCGATGGCGCGCCGCTCGACGAAGCCTCGCTGAAAAAGGCGGCCACTGCCAATGGCCTGGGCATGTGGAACACCTATTTCGCGCTCTATGGCACCGAACAGACGGTGGCGGGGGTGGAGCCGATTATCCGGGCGACGCTGACGGCCAGTGGCGGCGAAGTGCTGACGGCGGCGGAGATGGAAGGCAACCCCTGGTTCCACCATCACCAGACGCTGATGCAGGGCGGCCTCAACCTAGACGAAGTGGGCCTGCTGCGCTGGCGTGGCGCAGGGGGCGGCCTTGCCTGGTTCGCGCCCGTGGCGGCGGCGCGCGGCGTGGAAGCGGAGCGGCAGACCGCGCTGGCAAAGGAAATCGTCGAGAAGCACGGCTTCGATTACACCGCTGCTTACGCGATCGGCTGGCGCGATCTGCACCACATCATCGCACTGCTGTTCGACAAGGCGGACCCGGCGCAGGAGCAGAAGGCCGACGCCTGCTATCGCGAACTGGTCACGCGCTTCGGCGCGCAGGGCTGGGCCAGCTATCGCACCGGGGTCAATTCGATGGACCTCGTGGCGCAGCAATACGGCGAGGTGAACCGCGATTTCAACCGCACGCTCAAGCGCGCCATCGATCCCAACGGCATCCTCTCACCGGGCAAATCGGGGATTCATCCCTGATTATCGGCGGGCGCGGCATCGGTAGGCAGGGCCAGCCGCGCCGCCCGGTCGATAGTCAGCGTGAAGGGCCGGGCCGGATCGTGCGAGGCATAGCGGAAGCCTTCGGTCCCGGGGGCTTCCCACAGCGCCGCATCCATCGGCCGGCCATCGAGCGATGACCACTGTCCCTCCTCGGGAAAGCGCGTGAACCAGCCCGCCCGCGCGGCGCGCCACGCGGCAAGGCCGGCCACCCAGTCTTCGAGCGCGCGGTCGCGGCCGGCCCAGTCGACCCAGCCGATCGCGTTGTCCTGCGCATAGGCGTTGTTGTTGCCCTGCTGCGTGCGGCCGAACTCGTCGCCGGCGGTGAGCATGATCGTGCCGGTCGAACCGAACAGCGTGCCCAGCAGCGCGCGCAGGTCCGCGGCGCGGCGGGCGAGCACGGCGGGATCGTCGGTCTGGCCTTCCACGCCGTTGTTCCACGAGAAGTTCTCGCCGTGGCCATCGCGGTTGTCCTCGCCGTTGGCCCAGTTGTGGCGGTGTTCGTAGGCTACGCTGTCGGCCAGCGTGAACCCGTCGTGCGCGGCGAGGAAGTTCACGCTGCGGCAGCTTTGCTTGCCGAACACGTCGGACGATCCGGCCACGCGCGTCGCCAGCACGCCCACGCCTTCGTCGCCGCGCCAGAAGCGCCGCACGTCGTCGCGAT
The Novosphingobium sp. EMRT-2 genome window above contains:
- a CDS encoding DUF2334 domain-containing protein encodes the protein MTASSSSSRRLLVSIHDVSPRFERQVDALAERLAAHLGGPRFAMLVIPDHWHGAPLAEAQAFQRRLRDWADAGVEMFLHGWSHIDETPPQGSVAGFKAKRMTAGEGEFLSLSRAEALARMTRGRALVEEAIGRPVAGFIAPAWLYGDGALEAARDAGFALAEDHMKVWEPATGAVVARGPVVTWASRSRPRIASSIAFAALARTALPRVLPTLRLAVHPGDCGVPALLASIDSTLRCFLRTHRASRYDAITAAPKALAA
- a CDS encoding alpha/beta hydrolase produces the protein MATHTLLSGLPSGANTDREPLVLTVPGLNNSGPGHWQTIWEQEFDNCHRVDLGLWDDPHRNTWVNKLNLVIQRADRPVVLAAHSLGCLAVAWWAEYERPGRDGPVVGALLVAPPDVEERALDRRLTRFAPFPPSELPFPSILVASRNDPYLRFGAARRLATTWGSRFADAGPAGHINAESDLGEWTFGQVLLSQLLPDGLRSAGTGKRPLPRLGSIGDGRAQRLAER
- a CDS encoding TetR/AcrR family transcriptional regulator; this encodes MAGTARAGERRIDGERRAEIGRERKARTRTRILAATFDLFGRQNGLFTRVEEICDAARITRPTFYNHFAGMEDLREALSWEVTHDFLAAVVQAIGALPDAAQRTATAIRYYLRRGQQDARWAWSIVNISACGIIFGAETHQQAQRTVEEGMASGAFRITDARIGRDVVLGATLSALVTLLREETGEDYPAQIAESVLVGLGMARAKAAVLARSPLAEL
- a CDS encoding cytochrome c, giving the protein MLRVYGGMIVLALAGPVAAQQRLGEVQAPRAPEQVYAKVCGYCHGRNVGPILLGRHLPAETVKYVARHGQNGMPAFRPTEVTPAELDALAAWIATAPARKEEHGQ
- a CDS encoding FAD-binding oxidoreductase, with the protein product MSGFSIDRRGLLGTGLGASLAAGLGTGASAANPAPLAPGRTKADFAGAMKAFRGVVGAEWVFGDEEAVAPWSKTYIPDPAHQYKPVGAVCPQSVEEVQEIVRIANTYKQPLWTVSTGKNMGYGMTAPATPGQVVLDLKRMNRILEVDADLGTCLLEPGVTYQQLKDYLEENKIPLWIDVPTVGPIASPVGNTLDRGVGYTPYGEHFMFQCGMEVCLPDGRLMRTGMGSIKGSTAWQAFKWGYGPYLDGLFTQSNFGIVTKMGLWLMPKPPVYKPFMVRHANMEDVPKIIEAMRPLRVSNLVANCNLMMSASYQLAMFKRRNEIVPDGAPLDEASLKKAATANGLGMWNTYFALYGTEQTVAGVEPIIRATLTASGGEVLTAAEMEGNPWFHHHQTLMQGGLNLDEVGLLRWRGAGGGLAWFAPVAAARGVEAERQTALAKEIVEKHGFDYTAAYAIGWRDLHHIIALLFDKADPAQEQKADACYRELVTRFGAQGWASYRTGVNSMDLVAQQYGEVNRDFNRTLKRAIDPNGILSPGKSGIHP